Proteins from a single region of Gordonia hongkongensis:
- a CDS encoding RDD family protein translates to MSRPLPPRPPAGPGAPVAGRPGPVAWGAGATTTVGVGRNDLVSGEAVALALPPANLGYRILSGIIDVLLGFGLWLFLWWMSFKVAGEASEAWRGTINTLIPIVAVVALPTLLETVTPGKTVGHLVLGLRTVRDDAGPTGFRHSLTRALVGFVELYACLGLPALISAAISRKSKRLGDLLAGTYVIRDRHRLVEQAPIEMPPGLHSWAVSADMAALPDPLAVIIRQFLNGRHGMKPEPRAHAARRIVFDVAPFVAPAPPPGAPFEDVLSAIMAERRRRDTERLAREAVLRQRLLR, encoded by the coding sequence ATGTCTCGTCCATTGCCGCCTCGGCCCCCCGCGGGCCCGGGCGCACCCGTCGCCGGCCGGCCCGGTCCGGTCGCATGGGGCGCGGGCGCCACGACGACGGTCGGAGTTGGACGCAACGACCTCGTCTCCGGCGAGGCGGTCGCTCTCGCACTCCCGCCGGCGAACCTCGGCTACCGGATTCTCTCCGGCATCATCGACGTCCTGCTGGGGTTCGGACTGTGGTTGTTCCTGTGGTGGATGTCGTTCAAGGTCGCCGGCGAGGCGAGCGAGGCGTGGCGGGGAACCATCAACACCCTGATCCCGATCGTCGCCGTCGTCGCACTCCCGACGCTGCTGGAGACCGTGACCCCGGGGAAGACCGTGGGACACCTCGTCCTGGGCCTCCGAACAGTCCGCGATGACGCGGGCCCGACCGGGTTCCGCCACTCCCTGACCCGAGCACTAGTCGGCTTCGTCGAACTGTATGCGTGCCTGGGACTCCCAGCGCTGATCTCGGCGGCGATCTCGCGCAAGAGCAAGCGCCTGGGCGACCTGCTCGCCGGGACCTACGTCATCCGCGACCGCCACCGGCTCGTCGAGCAGGCACCCATCGAGATGCCACCCGGCCTGCACTCGTGGGCCGTGTCCGCCGACATGGCCGCCCTCCCCGACCCACTCGCGGTGATCATCCGCCAGTTCCTCAACGGCCGCCACGGCATGAAGCCCGAGCCGAGAGCCCATGCCGCCCGGAGGATCGTGTTCGACGTCGCGCCGTTCGTCGCACCCGCTCCCCCGCCCGGCGCCCCGTTCGAAGACGTGTTGTCGGCGATCATGGCCGAGCGTCGCCGCCGGGACACCGAACGGCTCGCGCGCGAAGCCGTACTGCGCCAACGTCTCCTGCGCTGA